One segment of Clavelina lepadiformis chromosome 2, kaClaLepa1.1, whole genome shotgun sequence DNA contains the following:
- the LOC143445431 gene encoding ribosome-releasing factor 2, mitochondrial-like, producing MWNGIRAMVFIPNLHSLKSVQNGILKERLISSWLYSKPYSCKNVRSFGTEQRNIGIMAHIDAGKTTTTERMLYYSGYIKNMGDIDAGTTVMDYLPTEIERGITIQCAAISFNWHKTKINLIDTPGHVDFTMEVERSLRVLDGAVAIFDASRGVEAQSRTVWRQADRYKVPKIAFINKMDKHGANFTASVKSMQEKLNANTLLLQIPVYNDGVFNGVIDLVEMEKLEWDMPETHSNHTGRKYMKHRLKSSEAEWEMCIAARSSLIEQLSEVYDDVAMTWLEGEHEGDASALPAAQIREWIRRGVLDQAIIPVLCGSSLKNVGVQPLLDAVVNYLPNPSDVQHDFMKYYGDSLCAMAFKVLHHKRHGPLIFVRVYSGRIKSGMSIYNPNKSCSEKISRLLDVYADEYKETTTIEAGGIGIICGFKETVTGDTLVSSKESFEIATSKLSSSNIKANDTQKDITTVVLAAVPVPEPVFFCSIAVNTITQEQELAHALAIICREDPSIRVQTDEDGSVTLSGMGKLHMEVITKRIKDEFKIDAYVSPIQVAYREIPTLNAREKGEYNRTILGKDHHVDIDISIEPSEELVPISNVSDIVHRRTEVSHAAAIGIVQACQQGVILGYPLVGAKIRLHSVHASKACPPALVTAAALLYTREVLHHAACHLVEPVMSVEVTTTEDTLHKIIAELNKRHATTHDITAQGTTKFVLAEAPVAEMKGFASTLRSATSGNADLALEIAGYRPVTEERLHKIKFELSGATSTHY from the exons ATGTGGAATGGAATTCGAGCCATGGTTTTTATTCCAAATTTGCATTCCCTAAAAAGTGTACAAAATGGGATTTTGAAAGAGCGCCTCATTTCATCGTGGCTCTACAGTAAACCCTACTCTTGCAAGAATGTGAGATCTTTTGGAACAGAACAAAGGAACATTGGAATTATGGCTCACATTGATGCAgggaaaacaacaacaacagagCGGATGCTCTATTACTCTGGTTACATTAAAAATATGGGAG ataTTGATGCTGGAACGACAGTCATGGACTACCTACCGACTGAAATAGAGCGTGGTATCACAATCCAATGTGCTGCTATATCCTTTAATTGGCATAAAACTAAGATCAATTTAATTGACACACCGGGACACGTTGATTTCACCATGGAGGTAGAAAGATCACTACGTGTCTTGGATG GAGCTGTGGCCATCTTTGACGCTTCAAGAGGAGTTGAAGCACAATCCAGAACAGTCTGGCGTCAAGCAGATCGATATAAAGTCCCGAAAATTGcctttattaataaaatggaTAAACATGGTGCCAATTTCACAGCATCTGTTAAGTCAATGCAGGAAAAACTTAATGCTAACACATTGCTGTTGCAA ATTCCAGTTTACAATGATGGTGTGTTCAATGGTGTAATTGACCTGGTGGAAATGGAAAAACTTGAGTGGGATATGCCAGAAACACATTCTAATCACACCGGTAGAAAATATATGAAACATCGTTTAAAATCTTCTGAAGCAGAGTGGGAAATGTGCATAGCAGCTCGTTCCAGTTTGATTGAACAg CTCAGTGAGGTTTACGATGATGTTGCTATGACATGGTTGGAAGGAGAGCATGAAGGTGATGCATCAGCTCTTCCTGCTGCCCAAATACGAGAATGGATTCGTCGAGGTGTTCTTGATCAGGCAATTATCCCAGTCCTTTGTGGAAGctctttaaaaaatgttggAGTACAACCCCTTCTAGATGCTGTAGTAAATTATCTACCTAATCCATCTGATGTACAACATGATTTCAT GAAATACTATGGTGATTCTTTGTGTGCAATGGCTTTCAAAGTCCTTCACCATAAGCGGCATGGCCCATTAATATTTGTCCGGGTGTATTCTGGAAGAATAAAAAGTGGAATGTCTATTTACAATCCAAACAAGTCATGCAG TGAAAAGATTTCTCGTCTCCTTGACGTTTATGCTGATGAATACAAAGAAACAACTACAATTGAAGCTGGAGGAATTGGAATAATTTGTGGTTTCAAAGAAACTGTCACTGGAGATACACTTGTTTCGTCAAAAGAATCCTTTGAAATTGCTACTTCAAAACTGTCTAGTTCAAACATTAAAGCAAATGATACACAAA AAGACATTACGACGGTTGTGCTTGCCGCGGTTCCAGTTCCAGAACCAGTGTTTTTCTGTTCAATTGCAGTAAACACCATCACTCAGGAACAAG AACTGGCGCATGCTCTTGCAATAATCTGTCGTGAAGATCCCTCAATTCGAGTCCAAACGGACGAGGATGGATCAGTCACATTGTCAGGGATGGGGAAGCTACACATGGAAGTTATAACTAAAAGAATAAAAGACGAATTTAAAATCGATGCTTACGTAAGCCCCATTCAAGTCGCTTACAGAGAAATACCAACCCTAAATGCGCGAGAAAAAG GTGAGTATAACCGAACAATATTAGGAAAAGATCACCACGTTGACATTGACATTTCTATTGAGCCATCAGAAGAATTAGTTCCAATCTCAAACGTGTCCGATATTGTCCATAGACGAACTGAAGTATCACATGCTGCTGCAATAGGGATCGTACAAGCCTGTCAACAAG GTGTTATACTTGGATACCCCTTGGTGGGAGCTAAAATAAGACTTCATAGTGTTCACGCGAGCAAAGCTTGCCCGCCAGCATTGGTAACTGCTGCTGCGCTGCTGTACACGAGAGAGGTACTTCACCACGCGGCATGTCATTTGGTGGAACCTGTTATGAGCGTAGAG GTAACTACAACCGAAGATACCTTGCACAAAATAATCGCTGAATTGAACAAGCGACATGCTACCACGCATGACATCACTGCCCAAGGAACGACCAAGTTCGTACTGGCAGAAGCACCCGTAGCAGAAATGAAG GGTTTCGCATCAACGTTACGCAGCGCTACTTCAGGCAACGCAGACTTAGCTCTTGAAATAGCTGGATATCGGCCAGTCACCGAGGAACGattacataaaattaaatttgaacTGTCTGGTGCTACTTCTACTCATTATTAA
- the LOC143446182 gene encoding TBC1 domain family member 25-like: MFRVKRSSDVKDVIHIKVKKYAGYFNPESRSFAVDPHLTTFEDLQKILIEAFNLNGPFHLTYLCRDDAGENIFLSMLTEWDLDAAFLTSSDPHLRLKLDAEPYKDGLMSKTDWDLHDSPSGAFGNQSNVFRNFLYPVTNSMNSMLSMPNMQRNWIDSLGGAFGKLAGTLVNNSNNPDDCSFFPSKPPLDDAEFRNYLDETGKLTKPEELRLRVYHGGVAPALRKVVWRMLLNIFPSQLNGKERIAYMKKKADEYGDLRSKWQAKADHHEVRQISDMVWKDVLRTDRSHPFFDGPDDNPNTIALMNILTTFALTHPKVSYCQGMSDLVSPILMVMNNEAQAYICFCAIMIRLRNNFSTDGNTMSIKFKHLALLLKNHDLEFFNYLKSLGADNMFFCYRWILLEMKREFSFDDAVTVLEVMWSSLPPQPPVVELPLLDDDVDSSIDKTFPSNSCSEKVNNTASPAKLQNDFSSNTKKCAKTKTPTLLEISSSSSSTSFNSYDTLLDSAPLLTPYVAGEDLPSIASLTNSTDTISTHDGSGKLVQVSKEDIQSVDAVKFFDPSAPLVNGETKELSNKLPPPEELGCGNPFLMFVCLAVLLDERDTLLATRKEYDDMVMHFDRMVRKHQPRKVLSKAMTLFAEYLRTDVS, encoded by the exons ATGTTTAGAGTGAAACGTTCAAGTGACGTTAAGGATGTTATTcacataaaagtaaaa AAGTATGCAGGATATTTCAATCCAGAAAGCAGAAGTTTTGCTGTGGATCCACATCTTACCACCTTTGAGGACCTTCAAAAAATACTCATTGAAGCTTTCAATTTGAATGG GCCATTTCATTTAACATATTTGTGCCGTGATGATGCTGGTGAAAACATCTTTCTATCAATGTTAACAGAGTGGGACTTGGATGCTGCTTTTCTCACTTCTTCTGATCCTCACCTTCGTTTAAAG TTGGATGCTGAACCTTACAAGGATGGCTTGATGTCAAAGACAGACTGGGATCTCCATGACTCACCCAGTGGTGCATTTGGAAATCAGTCCAATGTCTTTAGGAACTTTTTATATCCTGTAACAAACAG CATGAACAGTATGCTTTCTATGCCTAACATGCAAAGAAATTGGATTGACTCATTGGGTGGTGCTTTTGGGAAGCTTGCTGGGACTTTGGTAAACAATTCAAACAATCCTGATGATTGCTCATTCTTTCCTTCCAAGCCCCCTTTAG ACGATGCAGAATTTCGCAATTATTTGGATGAAACTGGAAAGTTAACAAAGCCTGAAGAGCTTAGGTTACGGGTATATCATGGAGGTGTTGCCCCTGCTCTTCGTAAAGTTGTTTGGCGCATGCTGCTTAATATTTTTCCAAGCCAACTTAATGGAAAGGAACGAATTGCGTATATGAAGAAAAAAGCAG ATGAATATGGAGATTTGCGGTCCAAGTGGCAAGCTAAAGCAGATCATCATGAAGTAAGACAGATTTCAGATATGGTCTGGAAAGATGTACTAAGAACTGATAG gtCTCATCCATTTTTTGATGGCCCTGATGATAATCCTAATACTATTGCTTTGATGAACATCCTTACTACTTTTGCCCTAACACATCCCAAAGTCTCTTATTGTCAAG GTATGAGTGACTTGGTCTCACCAATATTAATGGTAATGAACAATGAAGCTCAAGCATAcatttgtttttgtgcaatCATGATTCGTCTTCGCAATAACTTTTCAACAGATGGCAATACTAtgtcaattaaatttaag CACTTGGCTTTGCTGCTGAAAAATCATGACcttgaattttttaattatttgaaaTCACTTGGAGCTGATAACATGTTTTTCTGCTATCGCTGGATATTACTGGAAATGAAGAGAGAATTTTCATTTGACGATGCTGTCACTGTATTGGAA GTAATGTGGAGTTCATTGCCTCCTCAGCCTCCAGTAGTAGAACTACCGCTACTGGATGATGATGTAGACAGTAGCATAGATAAAACTTTTCCTTCCAACTCCTGCAGTGAAAAAGTTAACAATACAGCAAGTCCTGCAAAACTTCAGAATGATTTTAGCTCAAATACGAAGAAATGTGCCAAGACCAAAACACCAACTTTGCTTGAAATATCTTCTTCCAGCTCTTCAACATCATTTAATTCATACGATACTTTGCTCGATTCTGCTCCACTTTTGACACCATATGTTGCAGGTGAAGATTTGCCTTCCATAGCAAGTTTGACCAACTCCACTGACACTATATCCACCCATGATGGCAGTGGAAAGTTGGTTCAGGTATCAAAGGAAGACATCCAATCAGTTGAcgctgttaaattttttgatcCATCAGCTCCTCTGGTAAATGGCGAAACCAAGGAACTAAGCAATAAGCTTCCTCCCCCAGAAGAGCTTGGCTGTGGAAATCCTTTTCTCATGTTTGTTTGCCTTGCTGTGTTGCTCGACGAACGTGACACCTTGCTAGCAACTAGGAAGGAATACGACGACATGGTAATGCATTTCGACCGAATGGTTAGGAAGCACCAGCCACGTAAGGTCTTGTCGAAAGCGATGACGTTGTTTGCAGAGTATTTGCGTACCGATGTTAGTTAA